GCCGCGATGGCATCGCGCGCCGCCTCCGGCAGCGAAGGCGCCTCGCGCGCCGCATAGACGACGCGGCGGATCACGCGGAAACCCCGCGCCCGCAGCAGGGCCGTGAGGTCGAGCGAATAGGCCGCGCCCACCGCCAGCAGCAGCGGGCCCTCCGCCGGGCGCAGCGTCGCGGCGCAGAGTTCCGCCAGCGCCGCCGCATCGCCGCCGGCCGCCCGCACATCGGCGAAGCCCGCCGCGCGCGCCGCCTCCGCCGTCGCGGCGCCGACGGCCAGCACGGGGATGGGCCAGGGGATGAGCGCACGCGCGGCGGCGCGGCTGGTCAGCAGCAGGGCCTGGGCATGGGCCGGTGGGGCGAGCGGGCGGGGGGTCAGCAGCAGCGCCGGCGCGAGGACTGGCGTGAAGCCCAGGGCAGCGAGGCGGCTGGCGGTCTCGGCCGCGCCCGGCTCGGGCCGGGTGACGAGAACGCCCCGGGGGACGTGCCCGGTCATCTCAGCCGAAGATGTCGGCCGGGCTGTCCGCCCGCAATTCCTCGCCGAGCGTGGTGCCGAGCCGCGCCGCATCCTCCGCCGCGCCCTCGATCTCGCGCTTGAGCAGGAAGCTGCCATCCTCGCGCGCCACCAGCCCGGTCAGCCGCAGCGTGCCATCCGGCAGCAGCCGCGCATGCCCGCCGATCGGCGTGCGGCAGGAGCCGTCCAGCGCCGCCAGCAGCGCGCGCTCGGCCTTGGAGACGGCGGCCGCCTCGCGATCCTCGATGCCGGAGAGCAATTCGCGCAGTTCGACATCGTCGGCGCGGGTGGTGATGCCGACGATGCCCTGGCCGGCGGCCGGCACCATCGCCTCGGGCGGCAGCACCACCGCCGCGCGATCCTCCAGCCCCAGGCGGCGCAGGCCGGCCAGCGCCAGAAGCGTGGCCGTCACCTCGCCGCGCGCCACGCGGTCGAGCCGCGTCTGGACGTTGCCGCGCAGGGTCACAACCTTCAGGTCCGGCCGCGCGGCCAGCAATTGCGACTGCCGCCGCAGCGAGGAAGAGCCGACCACGGCGCCCGCGGGGAGGCAGGCATAGGGGTCGGCCGGATCCGGCGTGCCGCAGCCGGGGCCCAGCACCAGCGCATCCCGCGCATCCTCGCGCCGCAGGGTGCAGGCCAGAACGATGCCGGCGGGCATCTCGGTCTCCAGGTCCTTCAGGGAATGCACCGCGAAATCCACCCGGCGGTCCAGCAGCGCCTCATGGATCTCCTTGGCGAAGAGGCCCTTGCCGCCGATCTCCGCCAGGCGACGGTTCTGCACCAGATCCCCCGTGGTCGCGATCGCGTGCTCCTCGAAGGCGTTCACGCCGCGCAGCACCGGACAGAAGCCGGTGATGATCTCGAGGAAGTGCCGCGTCTGCCAGAGCGCGAGCGGCGAGGCACGCGTGCCCACGCGCAGCGGCAGGGCGCGCATGCGGGAGTGCTTGGCCGCTTGGGGAGCGGGAGGGGCGGACGTGGCGGAAGACATCGGCGCGTCATATAGGGCGGGAGTGATGAACGAAACCCGCCCTGATGCATTGCCGATCCTCGGAATCGAGAGCAGCTGCGACGAGACCGCCGCCGCCCTCCTGGATGGGACCGGACAAATCCTCGCCGAGGCGGTCTTCACCCAATCGGCCGAGCATGCGCGCTTCGGCGGCGTGGTGCCCGAAATCGCCGCCCGCGCGCATCTCCAGCGCCTCGCGGGCATGGTGCAGGGCGTGCTGGCGGAGGCGGGCCTCACGCCGCGCGACCTCGGCGCCGTGGCGGCGACCTCGGGGCCGGGGCTGATCGGCGGCCTCATCGTCGGCGCCAGCCTGGGCAAGGGCCTGGCGCTGGGCGCGGGCATTCCCTTCCTCGGCGTGAACCACCTGGAGGCGCATGCGCTGACGGCGCGGATGCCCGGGCTGTTCGAGACGCCGCCCGCATACCCCTTCCTGCTGATCCTGGTCTCCGGCGGGCATTGCCAATGCGTGGCGGTGGAGGGGATCGGCCGCTACCGCCGCCTCGGCACCACGCTGGACGATGCGGTGGGCGAGGCCTTCGACAAGGCGGCCAAGCTGCTCGGCCTGCCCTGGCCCGGCGGCGCGCATCTGGAGCGGCTGGCGGCCGGCGGCGATGCCGGCGCCGTGCCCCTGCCCCGCCCGCTGCTGCGCCGGCCGGGCTGCGACTTCTCCTTCTCCGGCCTCAAGACCGCGGTCGCCCAGGCCGTCGGCAAGGGCTACCGGCGCGAGGACATCGCGGCGAGCTTCCAGGCCGCGGTGGCCGCCGTGCTGGCCGACCGCGCCCGCCACGCCGCCGCGATGCTGCCCGAGGCGACGGCGCTGGTGGTGGCAGGCGGGGTCGCCGCCAACCAGGCGGTGCGCGCGGCGCTGGCCGAGGCCACGCCCCTGCCCCTGCTGGCACCGCCGCTGCGCCTCTGCGGCGACAACGCCGTGATGGTGGCCTGGGCCGGGCTGGAGCGGCTGCGCGCCGGGCAGCGGGACGCCCTGGGCCTCGCCCCGCGCCCGCGCTGGCCGCTCGGCGATCTGGCGCCACCGGCCCCTGCGCCCCAGGCATGAAATGGCCGTAAACCCTGACGCGCCACATTGACGGGGCCCGCCGCCGCGCTCAGTTTCCGCCGATGAGCGAAGCCACCCTCTCCGCCCGCCGCGACTATCAGATCTGCGCCCTGATCGGCACGGGCCACTTCCTCAGCCACTTCTACATGCTCTGCCTGCCGCCGATCTTCCTGCTCTGGCGCGCGGAATTCGACGTCTCCTTCGCGATGCTCGGCGCCTCGCTCGCGCTGATGAGTGGCACGACGGCGCTGCTGCAGACCCCCGTGGGCTTCCTGGTGGACAAGTATGGCGCGCGGCGCTTCCTGGTGGGCGGCACGCTGCTCATGGCGCTTTCCATCAGCGCCATGGCCTTCGTGCAGGATTTCCGGCTGATCCTGGTGCTGGCCGTGCTCTCGGGCATCGGCAATTCGGTGATCCATCCGGCGGACTACGCCATCCTCGCCGGCTCCATCCGCAAGGAATTCGTGGGCCGCGCCTTCGCGCTGCACACCTTCACCGGCAATCTCGGCTTCGCGCTCGCCCCCCCGGTCGTGGCGCTGCTGCTGCTGGTGATGGATTGGCGCGGCGCGTTGCTGCTGGTCGGGCTGCTCGGCGTGCCTGTCGTCGGCCTGATCCTCTGGCAGTCGCGCATCCTGAGCGACCAGCCCAAGGCACGCGGGGCCAAGAAGGAGGGCGGCGTCAGGCTGCTCACCAGCAAGCCCATCCTCGCCTTCTTCGCCTTCTTCCTGCTCTCCGCCATGGCGGGCTCGGGCATGACGGCCTTCCTCATCACCGTGCTGGGCAAGCTCTGGGGCACGCCCATCGCCGTCGCCTCGCTGGCGCTGACCGGGTACATGGCGGGTGCCACGGGGGGCACGCTGGTGGGCGGCTGGTGGGCCGACAAGAAGGGCGGAAACCTGCTCGGCTTCGTCAGCGTGCTGACGCTCTGCGCCGCCGGCCTGATCCTCTCGCTCGGCTTCCTGCCCATGGCGGAATGGCTGCTGGCGCCGGTGGCGCTGGTGGCCGGCCTCTGCCTCGGCTCCTCGCGCACGCCGCGCGACGTGATGCTGAAGGAAGCCTGCCCGCCCGGCGAGATCGGCAAGGTCTTCGGCTTCGTCAGCGCCGGCCTGCCGCTCGGCTCCGCGCTCATGCCGGTGCCCATGGGGCTGCTGATCGATTTCGGCCTGACCTGGCTTGTGCTGCCGGTGGTGGCCAGCCTGCTCGTGCTCTCGCTGCTCTGCGCCGGCAGCGCGCGGGCGATGGCGCCGGTGGCCGCCCCGCGCGTGCAGCCGGCCGAATAGTGCCCGCCTTCGACGCCTGGCTGTACTGGATCGACCACGCGGCCATCGCGGTCTTCGCCATCTCGGGCGCGCTGGTCGCCTCGCGCAAGCAGATGGATGCGGTGGGCTTCATCCTCATCGCCGTCGTCACCGGCTTCGGCGGCGGCACGCTGCGGGACCTGCTGCTGGGCCGCACGCCCGTCGCCTGGCTGAAGGCGCCGGAACTCGTCGCCGTGGCGGTGGTGGCGGCGATCCTCGTCTTCTTCATCGCGCATCTGGTGCAGAACCGCTTTCGCGCGCTGCTCTGGGCCGATGCGGTGGGGCTTTCCATCTATGCCGTGCTGGGCGCCGAGATCGCGCTGCTGGCGGGCGCGCATGCCTGGGCGGCGGTCATCCTCGGCGTCATCACCGCGACCTTCGGCGGCATCGCGCGCGACGTGATCTGCAACGAGATCCCGCTCATCCTCCGGAAGGAGATCTACGTCACGGCCGCAGCGGCCGGCGCCACGGTCTTCATCCTGCTGCGGCTGGAAGGCATCTGGCGCGAGCCCGCCTTCATGGCCGGCGTGCTCACCTGCTTCCTGATCCGCGCGGCCGCGCTGCGCTATGGCTGGAGCCTGCCGGGGTATCGCGCGCGTCCGGGCCGGGACTATCCTGAAGCCGACAGGTGAAGGGAAACGCCATGGAATATCGTGTGCTCGGCCGCAGCGGGATGCGCGTCAGCCGGCTCTGCCTGGGAACCATGATGTTCGGCGGCCCGGCCGATGCCGCGACCAGCGCCCGGATGATCGCTACCGCCAAGGAGGCCGGCTTCAACTTTCTCGACACGGCGGATGTCTATTCGCGCGGCGCCTCGGAGGAGGTGGTGGGCCAGGCGCTGGCCGGCACGCGGAATGACTGGGTGCTGGCAACCAAGCTCGGCAATGCGATGGGCCCGGGCGCGAATGAAAAGGGCCTCTCCCGCGCCTGGATGATGCGCGCGGTGGAGGGCAGCCTGAAGCGCCTCGGCACCGATCACATCGACATCCTCTACCTGCACCGCGAGGACCATGACACGCCGCTGGAGGTGACGGTGGCGGCGCTGGGCGATCTGATCCGCGCGGGCAAGATCCGCGCCTTCGGCCTCTCCAATTTCCGGGCCTGGCGCATCGCGGCGCTCTGCGAGGCCTGCGACCGGCTGGGCGTGGACCGGCCGATGGTGAACCAGCCACTCTATCACGCGCTGAACCGCATGGCGGAGGTGGAGGTGCTGCCGGTCTCGGCGCATTACGGCCTGGGCGTCTTCCCCTACAGCCCGCTGGCGCGCGGCGTGCTGACCGCGAAATACGACCCCGACGCGCCGCCCGCGCCGGACAGCCGTGCAGGCCGCGGCGACAAGCGCATGCTGGAGGCGGAATGGCACCCGGCCTCCATCGCCATGGCGCAGAAGCTGGCGCGGCACGCGGCGGCGCGCGGCGTGGCCTCCGCGCATCTCGCCATCCAATGGGTGCTGAAGAATCCGATCATCACCGGGGCCATCGTCGGCCCGCGTACCGAGGCGCAACTGGCCGACTACATCGCCGCCCTCGACTGCCCCTGGACGGCGGAGGACGAGGCGGTGATCAGCGGCCTGGTCACGCCGGGCCATGCCGCGACGCCGGGCTACAATGACCCGGCCTATCGCATCGAGGGGCGGCCGGCTTAAGCCGCCGCCGCTTCCTCGGCTTCGATCGTCACCGCCGCCGCATGGACGACGGAGGCGATGCGGACCGCGGCCTGCACCTGCTCGCTGGTCAGGCCGGCATGCTTCACCACCTTCTCATGGCTCTCCATGCACATGCCGCAGCCATTGATGGCGGACACCGCGAGCGACCAGAGCTCGAAATCCGCCTTCTCCACGCCGGGCTTCGCCATGATGTTCATGCGGAGCTTCGCCGGCATCGAGGGGTAGTCGCCGCCCACCAGGTGGGTGAAGCGGTAGTAGATGTTGTTCATGCCCATGATGGAGGCCGCGCCCTTGGCGGCGGCGAGCGCCTCGGCGCTCAGCTGCGGGCCGAATTCGGCGAGGATGGCGCGCGTCACCGTGGCGTTGCGGCTGGCCAGGGCGGAGACGATGAAGGTGCCGGCGCGCTGCTGCACGGTGAGCGAGGGTTCGGCCGCGAGCGAACCGAGGTTCAGCTTCTGGTCCTTGGCGTATTCGGGGAGGGCATTGCGCAGGGCTTCCAGCGACATCACGCGGGCTCCAAACAGGTCAGATTGTGGGAAAGGAATGCCCCCGTCGCGCAGCGATCGGGGGGTCCAAAGGGGGGCTGCATGCCCCCCCTTTTGCTGGCCGCGATAGGGCTGGTGTGGCGGCTACCGCGGCAAGCGACAGATCACTCAGGCCGCCTTGGCGAAGAGCTCTTCCGGCTTCAGGGCCTCTTCGCCCTTGGTCCAGTTGCAGGGGCAGAGCTCGTCCGTCTGCAGCGCGTCGAGGATGCGCAGCGTCTCCTGCGGGTTCCGGCCGACATTCAGGCCGTTCACCGAGACGTGCATGATCGTGCCCTCGGGGTCCACGATGAAGGTCACGCGCAGCGGCACGCCGGCGGCCTTGTCGAGAACGCCCAGCGCCGTGCTCAGCTCACGCTTCACATCGGCCAGCATCGGGAAGGGGAGGTCCTTGATGTCGGCATTGTGGACGCGCCAGTTGAGGTGCACGAACTCGCTGTCGGTCGAGACGCCGTAGATCACCGCGTCACGGTCGTTGAACTCGCCCTGGAGCTTGCCGAAGGCGGCGATTTCGGTCGGGCAGATGAAGGTGAAGTCCTTCGGCCAGAAAAAGACGACCTTCCACTTGCCGGCATCGCTCTGGTCGGTGACCTGGATGAAGGACTTGCCCGGGCCCTTCAGGCCCTCGGGGCCGCCCTGCACGGCGGTGAGGTCGAAGCTCGGGAACTTGTCGCCGACGGTCAGCATGGGGGTATCTCCTGCGCGAATGTGGTCACAGGCCGGTCGTTCCGGCCTCGCCTCGATATATTGCGGCGCAGCATGACTTTTCCAATGAATTGTTTTGGATTTTTTGATCGAGGAAGGCGATCATGCCCCCCGCATGAGCACCAGTTGACCCGAACCGACCAAAATCGCGACACGCGCCGCCAGCGCCGGCACCGCCGAGGGGTCGAGGCCCAGCAGCCGCGCGAGGCCCTGGGCCAGCTCCTCCTCATCGGCCTGCGGGTCCAGCTCCAGCACCAGGCGCGCGGCGGCCGCCACCTCCTCGGCATGGATCATGGCTGGGCGGCGCAGATGGGCGGCGGCGGCGGAGCGGTCCCGCGCGATCACGAGGCCGCGCTCCTCCGGGAACCAGAAGCCTGACGCCTCGGTGATTCCGTGCAGCAGCCGCGCCTCGTTCAACGCGCCGGGGAAGCCCTTGGCGTCGGGCGCGGCGGGGCCGAGCAGCAGGCGCAGGCGTTCCTGGATGGAATCGCCATGCACCGGCGCCTCGGTCGCCACGATGGCCGCGATCAGCCCGGCCAGTTCGGCGCGGTTGGCGGGCGGCTTGTCCAGCGTCGCCTCGACATAGGCCGGCGCGAGGCGCGCGGCGGTGACCGGCGCCGCCACGGGCGCAGCGAGGCCCAGCGCCGGGCGCAGCTTTGCCGCGGCGGCCTCGGGCTGGTTCAGCCAGTCGAGCGACCAGCTGCGCGTCAGCGACCAGCCCATGCCCTCCAGCGCCATCTGCCGCCCGCGATCGCGGTCCCGCGCGCAGCGCAGGCCGGACCAATCGGCGCCATCCACCTCCACGCCAAGGTCGAAGCCCTGCGGCCCGCGCGCCGCGACATCGAGGAAGAGCCCCGAAAGCCCCACGCGCGGCACCGCCTCGCGCCCCGACTGCCCGATGAGCTCGCCGATCAGGCCGGCGATGGCCGAGCCCTCGCGCGCGGCCACGCGCAGGCTGGCGCCGCCCGCGGCGAAATCGAGGAAGGTCTTGAGCGCGGCCACGCCGCGGCCCTTGGCGCGCTCCAGATCCACTTCCTCGGCGCCGATGCCGGAGAAGACGATGCAGCGCTTCTTGGCGCGGGTGATGAGCACGTTCAGCCGCCGCTCGCCGCCCTCATTGGAGAGCGGGCCGAAGCGCATGGCGAGCTTGCCATCGCCGCCGCGGCCATAGCCCACGCTGATCATGATGCTGTCGCGCTCGTCGCCCTGCACGTTCTCGAGGTTCTTCACGAAGAAGGGCTCGGCCGGATGGGCGGTGAAGAAGGCTTCGGTCTCCGGGCTCTCGCGCCGCAGCGCCTCCACCGCCTCGGCGATGGCGTCGCGCTGCGTGACGGAAAAGGCGGCCACGCCCAGCGTATCGCCCGGCGTCTCGCGCGCGTGGCGCAGCACCGCCTCGGCCACCGCGCGCGCTTCCACCACATTGGCGCTGCCCTGGAATCTCCCCTCCACGCGCACCAGCGAAAGGCCCAGCGAAGGGCTGCGCGGGCGCGGCGAGGGCAGGACCAGCAGGCGGTTGCCATAGAATTCCGCGTTGCTGGTCGCGATCAGGCTCTCATGCCGGCTGCGGTAGTGCCAGCGCAGCATGGCGTTCGGGATTCCGCGCGCATTGGCGAGGCCGAGGATGCTCTCCACGTCGCGCGCCGCCAGCGCCGTCTCCTCCTCGGGCGCGTCCTCCTCCACTTCTTCCGTCATGCGCTGGAAGAAGCGGGTGGGCGGCATCTGCTTGTCATCGCCCACCACCACCACCTGCTTCGCGCGCGCGATGGCGCCCAGCGCATCCACCGGCTCGATCTGGCTCGCCTCGTCCATCACCAGCAGGTCGAAGAGGGGAAAGCCCGGCTGCGTCGCGTGATGCGGATTGGCCAGGAATTGCGCGACGCTCAGCGGGCTGAGCATGAGGATGGGCTTGGCCTTTCGCACCAGCGGCGCGGCGCGGGAGAGCAGCGTGCGCAAGGGCGCATGGCCGCGCTTGCGCTCGAACTCGCCGCGCAGGAAGGCGAGGCTCGCGGCCTCTTCCCCGTTCCGCAGCGCCTCGACGCGCGCCGCATGAATGGCGGCGGCCTCGGCGCGCGCGAGCCGCACGCGCGCCGCATCGGCCGCGCGGAAATCCAGCACCCAGCGATCCGCGGCCGCACCATCAAAGGCGGCGAGTCCGGGATGCTCGCGCATGGCCATACGCAGCAGCGCTTCCAGGATGGCGAAGTCCAGCGCGCCCTCGGCAGCATCGGGCGGCAGGGCGCCGCTGGCCAGGGCTTCGGCGAGCGGCGCGAGGCTCGGCTCCATTGCCTCGGCCCGCGCCCAGGCCTGCCAGGGCGAGAGCGCCTCAGGCTCGGCCGCCATGGCCGCCAGGCGCTCGGCCGTCGCGGCGAAACTCGCCTCGGGGGCAAGGCCCGTGGCATCGCGGATCACCCCCCAGGCGGCGAGGGCCGCGCGCTGCGCCTCCGTCACGGCGGGCGTGGCGAAGGCGGCGGCGTGCCGCGCCATCCAGGCGAGCTGCGCCTCCAGCGTGGCCGCATCCGGCCCGGCGCCGAGCCGTGCCTTCGCCGCCTGCGCCGTCAGCAGCGCGTCAAGTGCGGGCCCATCCTCCGGATCACGCAGCGCCACGGCCAGGCTCGCCTTCGCCGCGCGCCGCCCGCCATCGAGAAAGCCCAGCATGCCACCGGGCTTCGCCAGGACCTCACGCGCGGCGGCAAGGCCGGGCACCTCCAGCGCGCCGGGCAGCCACCGCGGATCAGGCGTGGCGAGCAGGCGCAGATCGGCGAGCCGCGCCTCCGCCGCCGGCACATCCTCCGGCCGCATCGGCGCCTCGGCGCGCAGGGCTTCGGCCGCCAGCGCGGCCTCGGCCTCCGCCACGCCGCCCGGTGCGGCGGCCAGCGCGCGGATGGCGCGCGGCAATTCTGCGAGCAACCGCTGCGCCGCGATGGCATCAAGCGGCGCCGTCACGCCGCGCCACGGGCTGCGTGCGCCGCCCAGGCTGGCCGCCAGATTCCGCGCCGCTTCGCGCAGCGCACGCAGCCGCGCCGCATCCCAGCCCGTGGGGTCGAGCCGGAAGGGCGGCGGGACCGCGCCCGAGGCGCGCAGCGCGGCGAGCCGCCCCACCACCTCCTGCACCGTCACCCCCGTCTCGCCCACCACGTCGCGCATGGCCGCCGCATGGCGGTTCAGCCGGCCGCGCAATTCGCCCAGGCGTTGCACCGCCGCCTCGCGCTGCGGCGGCACGGGGGGCGGCAGCGCGAGCGTCGCGCGCAGCTCGTCCAGCACCACGCGCTTGGACTGCTTCTCGCTGTGCAGCTCCAGCACGGCAGCACCCAGGCCGAATTGCTCGAGGCGCCGCTTCACCACTTCCAGCGCCGCGGCCTTCTCGGCCACGAAGATCACGCTGCGCCCATCCATCACCGCCTGCGCCAGGATGTTCACGATGGTCTGGCTCTTGCCCGTGCCCGGCGGCCCCTGGATCACCAGCGAATGGCCGCGCCGCACCGCTTCGGCGGCAAGCGCCTGGCTGCCATCCACCTCCACCACATGATCGAGCTTCTCGACCGGGATGGCCGCATCCACATCCGCGTCGTCGGCGAAGGGTGGCGGCTCGGCCACCGCCTGTGCGCCATCCAGCAGGCGCTGCAGCGGCGCATGCGTCAGCAGCCCCGGATGCGCCGCGGGGTCGAGGTCGCGCCACATCAGGAATTTCGCGAAGGCGAAGATGCCGAGCGCCAGCGCATCCACCTCGACGCGCCAGCCCTCGCGCCCCTCGCCGAGGGCGGCCTGCATCCGCGCCGCCCAATCGGCCGGCCCCTCGCCCGCGAAATCCGGCAGCGTGATGCGGAAATCGGTGGCGAGCTTCTCGCGCAGCGAGAGGTTCTCCACCGCATCCTCCGGGCTCGCGCGCAGGCGGAAGCGGGTGCTCACGCCATCGCGCTCCAGCGTCGCGGGGATGAGAGCGAGGGGCGCCATCCGCTCCGTGGCCGGCGTGCCCGGGTCGCGCCAGACCAGCGCGCCGACGGCGAGGAAGAGGCTCGGCACGCCGCTTTCCTCGCGCGCGCTGCGCGCATCGGCCATCACATCCCGCAGGCGGCGCGTCAGCTCCTCGGGCGCGAGCGCGACGCGGAGCTGCGTGTCGCGCCGCCATTCCTCGCGCGTGGCGCTGCCGCTGGCCGTCACCACGCCCTCGGCGCGCTTGCGCCCCTTCGCCTCGCCCGCCACCGCCGCCTCGAAGCCGAAGCCCCGGCCGGCGGCCAGTTGCTGCACGACGAAGCCCGCATCCTCATCCTCGATGCGGATCACGCCGCGCGAACGCCCCTGTGCCGGCAGGCTCAGCAGGCGGTTGCGGGTGGAGAGATCGATCAGCGCGCGCCGCGCTTCTTCCAGCTGTGCCGCGATGCTCATCCCAGCGCGTTCCTCAGGCGGTTCTCCTCGAAATCCAGCTCCTGGCTGAGCTTGGTCAGGAGGTCCTCGGCCAGCCCCTGCTCGGCCCGCAGCGTCAGGATGGCGGTGCGCGCGGCTTCCAGCCCCTCCAGCCGCACGGCACGGCGCGCGGCGCGCTCGGCTGCAACCGCGGCCCCGCCCTGGGTGACGCGCTTCAGATGGCCCGCGCGGTCCACATGCTCGGCCAGCAGGTCCTGCGCGATGGGGCCGTAGAGCACATCGCCCGCGCGGTGCCGGATGGCGCCCAGCATGGCCTCGGCGGCGACATGCCGCGCATGCGCCTCCTCGGGGTCGATGCCATGCGGATGCGGCTGCTGCACCAGGCCGAGGCGCTTGATCAGCCATTCCAGCGTGGTGCCCTGCAACACCAGCGTGGCGAGGATGGCGCAGAAGGCGAGGAAGATGATGAGGTCCCGCTCCGGAAAGTTCAGCGGCAGCGCGATGGCCGCGGCCAGCGAGACCACGCCGCGCATCCCCGCCCAGGAGATCACGACCAGATGCGACATGGGCGGCAGCGGGTCTTTCCGCTGAATGCTCGGGATCAGTCGCGGCAACGCCGCAGCCGGCAGCACCCAGATGAAGCGCGAGACGATGAGCGCGAACGAGATGACAAGCGCCAGCCCCGCCAGCTCCAGTGCGCCACGGTCCCCCAGTCGGTTCACGATGTCATTCAGCTGCAGCCCGATCAGGATGAAGACCAGGGAGGTCAGCACGAATTCCACGAATTCCCACACCGCGCGCGCCTCCAGCCGGGTGCGGGCCGAGAAGACGCGATGCTGCGCCTGCCCCATCATGATCCCGGTGGTGACCACGGCCATGACGCCCGAGAGGTGCAGCGCCTCCGCCGCCAGGAAGGAGGCGTAGCAGGCGAGGAAGGAAAGCGCCGTCTCGAGCAGCGTGTCTCGCAGCCGCGCAATGGCCCAGAGCGTGCCGCGCGCCACAGCCCAGCCCATGGCGATGCCGCCCAGCCCCAGCAGGAGGAAGCTGCCCACCGCCTCATGCGGCACGAAGCTGCCGGCGGCCATGGCGGCGATGGCGAAGCGGTAGATGACGAGGGCGGAGGCGTCATTCACCAGGCTCTCGCCCTCCAGCACCGTCACGATGCGGCGCGGGAGGTTCAACCGTTGCAGCACGGCGGCGGCGGCCACGGCATCGGGTGGTGCCAGGATGGCGCCGAGTGCGATGGCGGCCGCCCAGGGCATTTCCGGGATCAGCAGCCGCGCCACCCAGCCGATCAGGAAGGCGGTAAAGAAGACGCAGCCCACCGCCAGCAGCAGGATGGGCCGCAGATTCCGCCGGAAAGCGTTCCAGTCGGTGCGGAAGGCGCTGCCCTGGAGCAGCGGCGGCAGGAAGAAAGCCAGCGCCAGTTCGGGGCTCAGCGAGATGTCCGGCAGGCCTGGGATGAAGGCGATGGCCGAGCCCGCGAGGATCAACACCACCGCATAGGGCAGCCCCGCGAAGCGCGCCATGACGGCAAGCGCGACGCAGGCGGCCATCATGGCCAGGACGGCCTCGACGAGGGGCATCAGCGCCGCTTGATCAGAGCCGCGGCGATGACGCAGGCGGCGATGATCGCCACCGTCATCATCCCCTGGACGACGGTGTAGTTAGGCGCATCGGGCGCCACGAACCAGGCGGCCACCGCGCCACCCGCCATCATCGCAATCCGCAGCAGCCAGGTCATCGCGGCACCTCCGGTCACAGGATGCCACGGCATCCGCGCCGATGCCAACGCGATGCGCGTGTCTTCAGAGCTTGCGCTTGCCCAGGCCCACCTTGTCGTAGATCGAGTTGATGTGGTCCTTCACCGCCTGGGGGGTGTCGTCCCGCGCGGGGGTGTGGCGCCAGCCCAGCTTCTCGCGCGCGTAGTTCCCCATCACCTCGTCCTGGTCCGAAGTGCCGCCGCTGATGCCATAGGCGCCGACCATCTCATTGCCCTTGAAGACCGGCGCGGCGCCGCCCGAGATGAAGATCTTGCCGCCGGTGAAGACGGCCGCGTTGACCGCAAGCTGCGGGTTGCGCTCGCGCAGCCATTGCTGCGTGACGAGGCCGTCCTGGAAGCGCGGGCTCATCGAGCGGAAGGCCGCCATGGTGAAGGCCTTGGCCGAGGCGGTCTCGGGCGTGATCCAGCCCGCGTCATCCATCCGCTCCATCGCGATGAGGTGACCCTCCGGCCCCACCAGCGCGACGGAGACCGGCACCTGCATCTCCTCCGCCTTCTCCATCACCGCACGGATGAAGCGCCGGCACTCGGCGAGCTTCAGCTTGGCCATGTTCCTGTCTTTCCTCGTCT
This region of Sediminicoccus rosea genomic DNA includes:
- a CDS encoding peroxiredoxin — encoded protein: MLTVGDKFPSFDLTAVQGGPEGLKGPGKSFIQVTDQSDAGKWKVVFFWPKDFTFICPTEIAAFGKLQGEFNDRDAVIYGVSTDSEFVHLNWRVHNADIKDLPFPMLADVKRELSTALGVLDKAAGVPLRVTFIVDPEGTIMHVSVNGLNVGRNPQETLRILDALQTDELCPCNWTKGEEALKPEELFAKAA
- a CDS encoding DUF4011 domain-containing protein — its product is MSIAAQLEEARRALIDLSTRNRLLSLPAQGRSRGVIRIEDEDAGFVVQQLAAGRGFGFEAAVAGEAKGRKRAEGVVTASGSATREEWRRDTQLRVALAPEELTRRLRDVMADARSAREESGVPSLFLAVGALVWRDPGTPATERMAPLALIPATLERDGVSTRFRLRASPEDAVENLSLREKLATDFRITLPDFAGEGPADWAARMQAALGEGREGWRVEVDALALGIFAFAKFLMWRDLDPAAHPGLLTHAPLQRLLDGAQAVAEPPPFADDADVDAAIPVEKLDHVVEVDGSQALAAEAVRRGHSLVIQGPPGTGKSQTIVNILAQAVMDGRSVIFVAEKAAALEVVKRRLEQFGLGAAVLELHSEKQSKRVVLDELRATLALPPPVPPQREAAVQRLGELRGRLNRHAAAMRDVVGETGVTVQEVVGRLAALRASGAVPPPFRLDPTGWDAARLRALREAARNLAASLGGARSPWRGVTAPLDAIAAQRLLAELPRAIRALAAAPGGVAEAEAALAAEALRAEAPMRPEDVPAAEARLADLRLLATPDPRWLPGALEVPGLAAAREVLAKPGGMLGFLDGGRRAAKASLAVALRDPEDGPALDALLTAQAAKARLGAGPDAATLEAQLAWMARHAAAFATPAVTEAQRAALAAWGVIRDATGLAPEASFAATAERLAAMAAEPEALSPWQAWARAEAMEPSLAPLAEALASGALPPDAAEGALDFAILEALLRMAMREHPGLAAFDGAAADRWVLDFRAADAARVRLARAEAAAIHAARVEALRNGEEAASLAFLRGEFERKRGHAPLRTLLSRAAPLVRKAKPILMLSPLSVAQFLANPHHATQPGFPLFDLLVMDEASQIEPVDALGAIARAKQVVVVGDDKQMPPTRFFQRMTEEVEEDAPEEETALAARDVESILGLANARGIPNAMLRWHYRSRHESLIATSNAEFYGNRLLVLPSPRPRSPSLGLSLVRVEGRFQGSANVVEARAVAEAVLRHARETPGDTLGVAAFSVTQRDAIAEAVEALRRESPETEAFFTAHPAEPFFVKNLENVQGDERDSIMISVGYGRGGDGKLAMRFGPLSNEGGERRLNVLITRAKKRCIVFSGIGAEEVDLERAKGRGVAALKTFLDFAAGGASLRVAAREGSAIAGLIGELIGQSGREAVPRVGLSGLFLDVAARGPQGFDLGVEVDGADWSGLRCARDRDRGRQMALEGMGWSLTRSWSLDWLNQPEAAAAKLRPALGLAAPVAAPVTAARLAPAYVEATLDKPPANRAELAGLIAAIVATEAPVHGDSIQERLRLLLGPAAPDAKGFPGALNEARLLHGITEASGFWFPEERGLVIARDRSAAAAHLRRPAMIHAEEVAAAARLVLELDPQADEEELAQGLARLLGLDPSAVPALAARVAILVGSGQLVLMRGA
- a CDS encoding Na+/H+ antiporter, with product MPLVEAVLAMMAACVALAVMARFAGLPYAVVLILAGSAIAFIPGLPDISLSPELALAFFLPPLLQGSAFRTDWNAFRRNLRPILLLAVGCVFFTAFLIGWVARLLIPEMPWAAAIALGAILAPPDAVAAAAVLQRLNLPRRIVTVLEGESLVNDASALVIYRFAIAAMAAGSFVPHEAVGSFLLLGLGGIAMGWAVARGTLWAIARLRDTLLETALSFLACYASFLAAEALHLSGVMAVVTTGIMMGQAQHRVFSARTRLEARAVWEFVEFVLTSLVFILIGLQLNDIVNRLGDRGALELAGLALVISFALIVSRFIWVLPAAALPRLIPSIQRKDPLPPMSHLVVISWAGMRGVVSLAAAIALPLNFPERDLIIFLAFCAILATLVLQGTTLEWLIKRLGLVQQPHPHGIDPEEAHARHVAAEAMLGAIRHRAGDVLYGPIAQDLLAEHVDRAGHLKRVTQGGAAVAAERAARRAVRLEGLEAARTAILTLRAEQGLAEDLLTKLSQELDFEENRLRNALG
- a CDS encoding GlcG/HbpS family heme-binding protein codes for the protein MAKLKLAECRRFIRAVMEKAEEMQVPVSVALVGPEGHLIAMERMDDAGWITPETASAKAFTMAAFRSMSPRFQDGLVTQQWLRERNPQLAVNAAVFTGGKIFISGGAAPVFKGNEMVGAYGISGGTSDQDEVMGNYAREKLGWRHTPARDDTPQAVKDHINSIYDKVGLGKRKL